The nucleotide sequence CTCGGGGCCCAGGTGCCCGCACTGTCCGTGGGCAGCGCCACGCCCAGCGCGATCCGTATGGCCAGCGGCTACAGCACCTTCGCCGCCCAGGGCAGGCACACCGAGCCGTACTCCGTGCGGAAGGTGACCCACAACGGGTCCAAGGTCGCCCTGAACAACCCGAAGCCGAAGCGCGCGGTGGGCGCCGAGGTGGCTGCCGAGGTCACCTCGGCCCTCACGGACGCCTACCGTGCCGACCACCCCACCTCGCCAGGCGCCGCCTCCTTCGAGGTGGCCGCCAAGGGCGGAACCACACAGAACGACAAGGCCGCCTGGTACGTCGGAACGGCGAAGGACGTGTCGACCGCCGTCGTCGTCTACCGCATCGACCTCGCCAAGAGCCTGGAGCCGCTACGGCTCGACGGGATCGCCGGAACGCCCAACGCCGGAATCCCCTACGACATCTGGTCCAGTGCGATGAGTATCGGCTGACCACCGATGAGCACCCGGACCCGCCACCCTCGCAGAATGAGCCGTACATGAACCCTGCCAGCAAGCCGCACAAGGGCCACCGTCGCAAGGCGCGCCCGCCGCGCCGCACCACGCGCCCGCAGTTCCTGACGGTGGCCGCGCTCCTCGTGCTCGCCTCGCTGGTCGGCGGCTACATGGTGCTGAACCGTTCGGTCGGCACCACGCCGACCGCCTCGTCGGCCGGCAGTGGGAACAAGTCCACGAAGAACTCGGAACCGCAGTGGGACGGCAAGACCAAGGTCATCGGGGACGGCTCGACCTCCTACACCGGCCCGCAGAAGGGGCGCCTGAAGGCCGTACCGCTCAAGAAGGGTGAGAAGCCCCCGCAGTTCGTCGTCTTCTCCTGGGACGGCGCGCTCGCCGGCGACGACAACCTGTTCCAGCACTACCAGGAACTGGCGAAGAAGTACGACGCCCACATGACGTTCTTCCTCACCGGCATCTACCTGCTGCCCAAGGAGAAGCGGGACCTCTACAGCCCGCCCCAGCACGACAAGGGCGCCGCGGCGATCAGCTATCCCACCGACGAGCACATCCGCACCACGCTGGACCAGCTCGGCAAGGCGTGGGAAGAGGGCAACGAGATAGGCACCCACTTCAACGGCCACTTCTGCGGGCCGAAGGGCGGCGGTGACTGGAGCGTCGCGGAGTGGAAGCAGGAGATCAAGGAGTTCAACAACTTCGTCGCCAACTGGAAGACCAACACCGGCGATACCGACCTCGACCCGCTGCCCTTCAGCATCGACGCCATCAAGGGCGGACGCGCCCCCTGCCTGGAGGGTCAGGACAACCTGCTGAAGGCGATCAAGGACTTCGGCTACCGCTACGACGCCAGCTCACCGGGCGCGTACCAGGTGTGGCCCGGCAAGAAGAACGGCGTCTGGGACTTCCCGCTGCAGATGCTCCCGTACAACGACGAGTACCAGGCGCTGTCGATGGACTTCAACTTCCTCTACAACCAGTCCGACGGCCAGACCCAGGGCGACCCGGCCAAGTTCCCGGCCTGGCAGCAGGAGACCATCGACACCTACATGGCCGGCTTCAACCGCGTGTACTACGGCAGCCGGGCACCCCTGCTCATCGGCAACCACTTCGAGCAGTGGAACGGCGGCATCTACATGAACGCCGTCGACGAGGTCATCAAGAACGTGTGCGTGAAGAAGGACGTGAAGTGCGTGTCCTTCGACGAACTGGCCGACTGGATGGACGTCCAGACACCGGAGACCCTGGCGAACCTGCGCGGACTCGACCCGGCCCAGGCACCGGCCGACTGGGCGTCGGTCGTGAAATAGGCGCACAGATACCCATGTTGCGTACTTGTTATTCCCCCTGACTTCTCTCTACTTGAGGAGGTCATGTAAAGATTCGTCTCTCGGGTAAGACCAACCCGGGGTCAAGGAGATTCCCAGTGAGATCAAGGACGTTGAGCCTCGCAGGCTCGACACTCACGGCAGCCGTGCTGGCCTCCGCACTGCTGCCCGTCGCCGCCGCGAACGCCGCCGCGTCGACGCCCAAGGTCACGAGCGCCACCAAGGACGCCTTCGGTCGCGTCGCGGACAACGTGCTCACCGACCGCACGGCCGTCCTGCTCGGCAGCAAGGCCGCCCGCAAGTCGCTGACGCCCACCGGCGGCGTCAAGCTGTCCTCCGGCCAGAAGAAGGCCGAGGACGGCAAGCTGAGCGCCCTGAAGGGCACCAAGTCCCGCCTGGCCGACCTGGGTGAGGCCTACACCTCGGCCGACACCAAGGTCACTGTCGACAGTGCCAAGGTCAAGGGCCAGAAGGCCACGGTCAAGGTCACCGAGACCACGACCCTCAAGTACAAGAAGATACGTGGCGACGAGCCCGCCTCCACGGGCTTCGACGCGCACCACGTGCTGACCTTCGCCGCGCAGGCGGACGGCACCTGGCAGCTGACCGCGATGCGCTCCACGGACGGCGGCGCCCCTCGCATCAACGAGCCCGCGGCCCCGGCGGCGGACGCCAAACTGAGCCGCACGCCGATGGCCATCATCAGCGCGCCCAAGGCGGCCACCACGCCCAACCCGGTGGCCAAGCCGAAGACGCTCACGGGCGGCGCGTACAACTACAACGCGATGGCGACGTACACCGAGAAGTACTGGAAGAACTACAACTCGGCGTACCGCAAGTACAACTCGGCGGGCGGTGACTGCACCAACTACCTCAGCCAGGGTCTCCTGGCGGGTGGCTGGAAGCAGATCTCCACGGTGACGCCAGAGGAGTACGACACCTGGTACTACGCGTCGAACGGTACGGCCGACGCCTGGATCGGCGTCAACGAGTGGTCCTGGTTCACCCAGACCGCCAAGCGGACCACCGCGCTCGCGAACGTCTACCAGATGGACATCGGCGACGTGCTGCAGGTCGACTTCAACAAGGACGGCGTCAAGGACCACTCCATGATGACGACCTACCGCAGCTCCAGCGGTGTCCCGTACCTGACCTACCACGACGCGGACACCTACCGCCGTTCGGTCGCGAGCATCATCGCCTCGTACCCGAGCGCGAACTACTACGCGTACCGCACCTGATCCCCGGGCTCTTGGGCCCGACCAGGTGTCAGCCGGCGCCCTTCCCGTCCGTCCCGGATCCCGATCCGGATTCCGGTTGGGGGAGGGCGTCGGCCCGTTCCAGCTTCGCCATCCCCACACCGGCCTTGCGCCGCGTCTCGCGCTCCGACTCCTGCGGGTGGCGGGATCGCCAGTACGGGTTGTCGTGCGGCAGCGCGGTACCGACTCTGCCGTACATCCCGAACGTCATCAGCAGGATGCCGACGACAAAGCTGAACAGGACGTTCTCGATGCGGAACGCCAGGAAGTTGGAGTCGGTGTCCAGCAGGGCCATGTTGGCGAAGCCGCTCAGGATGAACAGGACGCCCAGTGTCATGTTCAGCGTGGAGGCGAAGTTGCCGCCGATCGCTGCGCCGACGAGCAGCAGCACGCCCACGGCGATCGACAGGACGCTCAGCGTGCCGTTGGTGTTCAGCCCCACGACCTCGTCGCCGTGGGTGTCGAACCAGCCCACCTTGTCGACGAGGCCCAGGATGCCGAAGACGAGCAGGAACAGACCCATCAGGCCCGCCCCGAACCGGTAGACCCTGCTGAGACGGTGGTCGACCGGCAGGTGTTCGTCGATCCTGATCCGCCGCCGGGGACTCCCTTGCCGGCCCTTCGGACGCACCGTGTGCGTGGCGTGCGTGGCCATGTCCGCCTCCCATCGGGTGTGAGCGGAGGCCTGCGTACCCCTTCAGCATCCGCCGGGGGGCTCCACCGGGCAACCCAGTGACCCCGGGGGGCCCGGCCGGGCACCTCTGGCCCGCGACCCCGGCCCGGGAGGGGCGGGCGCCTCAGGTGGCGCCCGCGCCGCGCTCCTTGCGGATCAGGTCGACCACACGGGCCACGTTCTGCCGTACGGCCTCGGTCTCGGTCAGGAAATGCCAGTAGTCGGGGTGGCGCCCCTCCAGTGCGGCGATCGCGCGGTCCAGACGGCCCACCGAGTCGTCCAGCGGGCGGGCGTGGCGCGGGTCGGGGGTGGAGCGGCCGGTCATGGCCAGGCGCTGGGCGTCCCGGAGGGCGAACCGGGTCCGGTCGATCTCCTGCTGGGGGTCCTTCTGCACGGCGTTCAGCCGACGCAGCCGGTCGCCGGCCGCCGAGACCTCCTCGTCGGTGTGGTTCAGCAGCGCGCGTGCGGTCGACAGCAGCGAGGTCGCGTCCGGCCAGCGCTGGGCGTCCCGCGCGGCCCGCGCCTCGCGCAGCTTCAGCTGGGCCTGCTCGACGTCCCGCGCGGCCTGGTCCGGCACCTGCTGGAGATCCTGCCAGCAGGCCGCCACGAACCGCCGCCGCAGCTCGCTCAGCACCTGCGGCACCTGCCCCGCCCGGGTGCCCAGCGCCTCCGCGCGGGTGCGCAGCGACACCAGCCGGTGGTCGATCTCGGCGGCCTTCTCCGGCAGCCGCTCGGCCTCCGCCCGCACCGCCTCCGCCTCACGCACGACCCGGTCGGCCCGCTCCAGCGTCTCCCGTACGCCGTGCTGACCCGCCCCCTGGTTCAGCTTGGTCAGCTCGGGCGCCAGGGCCGCGAGCCGGGCGGCGAGGTCGTCGGCCTTCAGCTGCGAACCCCGTACGGCGTCCAGGGCGTTGGAGGCTGCGAGCAGGCCCTGCCGGGCGCGCTCCACCGCCGGGACCAGCCGGGCCAACTGGGTCTCGGCCGTGCCGAGCAGCGGTTCGAGCCCCTGGGCGAACCGGTCCAGCTCCTGCTTGACCCGCCCCAGCTCGTCCTTGGCGGCGGTCAGCTCGGTCCGGGCGCGGGCGGCGACGGAGGCCTCCAGGTCGTCCCGGTCCAGGTCGTGGGCGTCGACGGCGTTGATGTACTGGTGGCTGGCCTCGTCGATCCGCCGTCCCAGCGCCTCGAAGCCGTCGGCCGCCCGGCGGGCGCCGGGGGAGTCGTCC is from Streptomyces sp. NBC_01314 and encodes:
- a CDS encoding DUF4383 domain-containing protein, producing the protein MATHATHTVRPKGRQGSPRRRIRIDEHLPVDHRLSRVYRFGAGLMGLFLLVFGILGLVDKVGWFDTHGDEVVGLNTNGTLSVLSIAVGVLLLVGAAIGGNFASTLNMTLGVLFILSGFANMALLDTDSNFLAFRIENVLFSFVVGILLMTFGMYGRVGTALPHDNPYWRSRHPQESERETRRKAGVGMAKLERADALPQPESGSGSGTDGKGAG
- a CDS encoding amidase domain-containing protein; amino-acid sequence: MRSRTLSLAGSTLTAAVLASALLPVAAANAAASTPKVTSATKDAFGRVADNVLTDRTAVLLGSKAARKSLTPTGGVKLSSGQKKAEDGKLSALKGTKSRLADLGEAYTSADTKVTVDSAKVKGQKATVKVTETTTLKYKKIRGDEPASTGFDAHHVLTFAAQADGTWQLTAMRSTDGGAPRINEPAAPAADAKLSRTPMAIISAPKAATTPNPVAKPKTLTGGAYNYNAMATYTEKYWKNYNSAYRKYNSAGGDCTNYLSQGLLAGGWKQISTVTPEEYDTWYYASNGTADAWIGVNEWSWFTQTAKRTTALANVYQMDIGDVLQVDFNKDGVKDHSMMTTYRSSSGVPYLTYHDADTYRRSVASIIASYPSANYYAYRT